Proteins encoded together in one Candidatus Sulfotelmatobacter sp. window:
- a CDS encoding amidohydrolase family protein, translating into MHIDAHQHFWIYSPAEYAWIDDSMSALRKDFLPEDLKPELESNGFQGSIAVQARQTLEETRWLLELAARHRPIVGVVGWADLRSAGIRSQLKSLTSNRKLAGVRHVVQSEPDDRFLLQPEFLRGVAALEDFGLAYDILIYTKHLPVAAEFVGRFPRQRFVLDHLAKPPIKSGQVEVWADGIKRLAEFPNVFCKLSGLVTEADWKSWRPEQIAPFLDVAFASFGADRLMIGSDWPVCLVAATYTQAIRAVNAYLLEKTPAIQEGVLGGNARRFYRLADTPIDV; encoded by the coding sequence ATGCACATTGACGCCCACCAGCATTTTTGGATCTACAGCCCGGCAGAGTATGCCTGGATTGACGATTCGATGTCCGCGTTGCGCAAGGATTTTCTGCCCGAAGACCTGAAGCCTGAATTAGAAAGCAATGGCTTTCAGGGATCGATTGCAGTTCAGGCGCGCCAAACGTTGGAAGAGACTCGCTGGCTTCTTGAGTTAGCGGCTCGGCATAGGCCGATTGTCGGAGTCGTGGGCTGGGCGGATCTGCGTTCGGCTGGGATACGGTCGCAGCTCAAGAGCCTGACTTCGAATCGGAAACTGGCGGGCGTCCGTCACGTCGTGCAGAGCGAACCCGACGACCGTTTTTTGTTGCAGCCGGAGTTTTTGCGGGGCGTGGCGGCACTCGAAGATTTCGGGCTTGCGTACGATATTCTGATCTACACGAAACATCTTCCGGTGGCCGCCGAGTTTGTCGGGCGCTTCCCGCGCCAGCGCTTTGTTCTCGATCACCTGGCCAAGCCGCCGATCAAGAGTGGCCAGGTGGAAGTATGGGCAGACGGAATCAAGCGCCTGGCTGAATTTCCGAATGTGTTTTGTAAATTGTCCGGGCTCGTCACTGAAGCGGACTGGAAGAGCTGGCGTCCCGAACAGATCGCGCCTTTTCTCGATGTCGCCTTTGCGTCGTTTGGTGCGGATCGGTTGATGATTGGCTCCGACTGGCCGGTGTGCCTGGTGGCGGCAACGTACACGCAAGCGATACGGGCGGTGAATGCTTATCTTCTGGAGAAAACTCCCGCGATTCAGGAGGGTGTGCTCGGCGGCAATGCACGCCGCTTCTATCGGCTCGCCGATACTCCGATCGATGTGTGA
- a CDS encoding altronate dehydratase family protein, translated as MPRSLLQLDSSDNVLIALEDLKAGERVEFGEHTYALVRNVPAKHKFAMRHFDEGDSVVMYGVLVGKAVKPIPAGELLTTVNIQHQASAFHEQSGEYRWTPPDISRRKQQTFLGYRRSDGQVGTRNYWLVVPLVFCENKNIQVLKQALEEELGFAAPQLYRHQVAELARLYREGRINNEGHAAPVAAAPAQRRRLFENVDGIRFLVHEGGCGGTREDSNNLCGLIAGYIHHPNVAGATVLSLGCQHAQIGILREEIRKRNRTFDKPLFILEQQRSGSEAAMVSDAIQQTFHGLVEANKAQRTPASLADLCVGLKCGGSDGFSGISANPAIGHTADLLTALGGRTILSEFPELCGVEQELINRAASKEVGNRFIQLMRDYAARAAAVGSGFDMNPSPGNMRDGLLTDAMKSAGAAKKGGTSPVTAVLDYPEYSTEQGLNLQCTPGNDVECVTAQVGAGANVVLFTTGLGTPTGNPVAPVIKLSTNSALAQRMHDIIDIDTGAVVAGEKTIAQMGETILDLVIEVASGEVRTKAEQKAQEDFIPWKRGVSL; from the coding sequence ATGCCTCGATCTCTTCTCCAACTTGACTCCAGCGATAACGTCTTGATCGCGCTAGAGGATCTGAAAGCCGGCGAACGGGTTGAGTTCGGAGAGCATACTTATGCCCTCGTCCGAAACGTTCCCGCCAAGCATAAATTTGCAATGCGACATTTCGACGAGGGAGACAGCGTCGTCATGTATGGCGTTCTGGTGGGAAAAGCCGTTAAGCCGATTCCGGCCGGAGAACTGTTAACTACGGTTAACATCCAACACCAGGCTTCGGCCTTCCACGAGCAGTCGGGCGAATACAGGTGGACGCCTCCCGATATTTCGCGGCGGAAGCAGCAAACTTTTCTGGGATATCGCCGCTCCGATGGGCAGGTGGGCACGCGAAACTATTGGCTCGTAGTTCCGCTCGTTTTTTGCGAGAACAAGAACATACAGGTTCTGAAGCAGGCTCTCGAAGAGGAGCTTGGCTTCGCTGCGCCGCAACTTTACCGGCATCAGGTCGCAGAACTGGCACGACTGTATCGCGAAGGACGAATCAACAATGAGGGGCATGCGGCGCCGGTGGCAGCCGCTCCAGCCCAACGCCGTCGACTCTTCGAAAACGTCGATGGCATCCGCTTTCTGGTGCACGAGGGCGGGTGCGGCGGCACACGCGAAGATTCCAACAACCTCTGCGGGCTTATAGCCGGCTACATTCACCACCCGAATGTCGCCGGCGCGACTGTGCTGAGCTTGGGCTGTCAGCACGCGCAGATCGGCATTCTGCGCGAAGAAATTCGCAAGCGCAATCGCACATTCGATAAGCCATTGTTCATCCTCGAGCAGCAGCGCAGCGGATCCGAAGCTGCGATGGTGTCGGATGCCATCCAGCAGACGTTTCACGGGCTGGTTGAAGCCAACAAGGCGCAACGCACTCCGGCGTCGCTCGCCGATTTATGCGTGGGCTTGAAGTGTGGAGGGTCGGATGGTTTTTCCGGCATCTCGGCGAATCCTGCAATCGGCCATACCGCTGACTTGTTGACCGCTCTGGGCGGGCGAACGATTCTTTCGGAATTTCCGGAATTGTGTGGAGTGGAACAGGAACTGATCAATCGCGCGGCGAGTAAGGAAGTTGGCAATCGTTTCATTCAACTCATGCGTGATTATGCGGCACGCGCCGCGGCCGTCGGCTCCGGTTTCGACATGAATCCTTCGCCGGGCAATATGCGCGACGGACTTTTGACGGACGCCATGAAATCCGCCGGCGCGGCGAAGAAGGGTGGGACATCGCCGGTGACCGCAGTGCTTGACTATCCCGAATACTCGACCGAACAAGGATTGAATCTGCAATGCACTCCCGGCAACGACGTGGAGTGCGTCACCGCGCAAGTGGGCGCCGGCGCAAACGTCGTGCTGTTCACCACCGGCCTCGGTACTCCGACCGGCAACCCGGTTGCGCCGGTGATAAAGCTTTCCACTAATTCCGCTCTGGCGCAACGCATGCACGACATCATCGACATCGACACTGGAGCCGTGGTCGCCGGCGAGAAAACGATCGCGCAGATGGGCGAGACGATTCTGGATCTCGTAATCGAGGTGGCGAGCGGTGAAGTACGGACGAAAGCCGAGCAGAAAGCTCAGGAAGATTTCATTCCCTGGAAACGAGGCGTATCGCTCTGA
- a CDS encoding glucose 1-dehydrogenase, producing the protein MGDFRLDGKVAVVTGGGSGIGRAIALRFAGNGAVIRILDVDEAAAAATCDEIIAAGGMATPHLCDVTSQAFVEARLEKLFSVERVHILVNNAGVSHIGNVESTTNEDFDHVFRINVKGFYNCMHAMVGHMKNSGGGVILNMASIAGSAGLPDRFAYAMSKGAVIAMTYSVARDYLAYNIRCNCISPARVHTPFVDHYLQKDYPGREQEMFDQLARAQPIGRMGEPEEIASLALFLCSDEAAFITGVDYPIDGGFMNLRG; encoded by the coding sequence GTGGGAGATTTTCGCCTCGATGGTAAGGTCGCGGTTGTAACCGGCGGCGGTAGCGGGATCGGGCGCGCGATCGCGCTGAGATTCGCCGGCAATGGTGCTGTGATTCGCATCTTGGATGTAGACGAGGCTGCCGCGGCTGCGACTTGCGATGAGATTATCGCTGCCGGCGGCATGGCTACTCCCCATCTTTGCGATGTGACCAGTCAGGCTTTTGTGGAAGCCAGATTGGAGAAGCTGTTCAGCGTGGAGCGCGTTCACATCCTGGTCAACAATGCCGGGGTTTCGCACATCGGCAATGTTGAGAGTACGACCAACGAAGACTTCGACCATGTTTTCCGCATAAACGTCAAAGGATTTTATAACTGCATGCACGCCATGGTCGGCCACATGAAGAATTCGGGCGGAGGCGTGATCTTGAATATGGCGTCGATTGCCGGATCGGCGGGTCTGCCCGATCGATTCGCGTATGCCATGAGCAAAGGTGCGGTCATCGCGATGACCTATTCCGTGGCGCGAGATTATCTGGCATATAACATTCGCTGCAATTGCATTTCGCCCGCCAGAGTTCACACGCCATTCGTCGACCATTATTTGCAGAAGGACTATCCGGGGCGCGAACAGGAAATGTTTGACCAGCTGGCCAGAGCGCAACCGATCGGAAGGATGGGAGAGCCTGAAGAGATTGCATCTCTTGCGCTGTTCTTATGTTCGGATGAAGCCGCGTTTATCACCGGCGTTGACTACCCAATCGATGGTGGATTTATGAATTTGCGCGGCTAG
- a CDS encoding SDR family oxidoreductase produces MDLQLKDKVAIVTGGAKGIGAAIVRACAAEGAIPVIVDRDEEAGKQLRSDLQNSGHSCEVITAELAAAENCAKAIEQIVKTFGQIHALVNNAGLNDKVGLENGTPAEYAASLNRNLVHYYSMAHYALPYLKLSRGAIVNIGSKTAVTGQGGTSGYASSKGAVMALTREWAVELLSYGIRVNTVMPAEVMTPLYRSWLDTFSNPEEKLKIILSKIPLDRRMTTAEEIASTVIFLISAKSSHTTGQHLFVDGGYVHLDRALT; encoded by the coding sequence ATGGATTTGCAACTGAAAGACAAGGTGGCGATTGTAACCGGCGGCGCCAAAGGAATTGGCGCTGCGATTGTTCGGGCCTGTGCCGCCGAGGGCGCGATTCCGGTAATTGTCGACCGCGATGAAGAAGCCGGCAAACAACTGCGAAGCGACCTGCAAAACAGCGGCCATTCCTGTGAAGTCATCACCGCCGAACTCGCCGCTGCCGAGAACTGCGCGAAAGCTATCGAGCAGATCGTTAAAACTTTTGGCCAGATTCATGCGCTCGTGAACAATGCCGGCCTCAACGACAAGGTCGGCCTCGAAAACGGAACCCCCGCCGAATATGCCGCTTCGCTCAACCGAAACCTGGTGCACTACTACAGCATGGCGCACTATGCACTGCCTTACCTGAAACTTTCGCGCGGAGCCATCGTGAATATCGGCTCCAAGACCGCCGTCACCGGGCAGGGCGGCACGTCAGGTTATGCGTCGTCGAAAGGAGCGGTCATGGCGCTAACCCGCGAGTGGGCAGTCGAACTTTTGTCCTACGGCATTCGGGTTAACACCGTGATGCCAGCAGAGGTGATGACGCCGCTTTATCGCAGTTGGCTCGACACGTTTTCAAATCCCGAAGAGAAGTTGAAGATCATCCTCTCCAAGATTCCTCTGGATCGGCGAATGACCACTGCGGAAGAGATTGCCTCAACCGTCATTTTTCTGATCTCCGCCAAGTCCAGTCACACCACCGGCCAGCATTTATTCGTCGATGGCGGATACGTTCACCTGGATCGCGCCCTCACATGA
- a CDS encoding L-rhamnose mutarotase, whose amino-acid sequence MKRRFCLTLDLKGDPKLIAEYKRYHEKIWPEITGSIKDSGIEDMEIYLLGTRMFMIMEVNESFSFEAKAQADRLDPKVQEWETLMSTFQKLLPQAQPGEKWLLMERVFKLEE is encoded by the coding sequence ATGAAACGACGCTTTTGCCTGACTCTGGACCTGAAAGGCGATCCCAAGTTGATTGCCGAGTACAAACGCTATCACGAAAAGATATGGCCCGAAATTACGGGGAGTATCAAAGACTCCGGCATCGAAGACATGGAAATCTATCTGCTGGGAACGCGCATGTTTATGATCATGGAAGTGAATGAATCGTTTTCGTTCGAGGCCAAGGCGCAGGCCGATCGACTCGACCCCAAGGTGCAAGAGTGGGAGACGCTGATGTCGACATTTCAGAAGTTGTTGCCGCAAGCGCAACCAGGCGAAAAATGGCTATTGATGGAAAGAGTGTTCAAATTGGAAGAATAA
- a CDS encoding DUF2461 domain-containing protein, whose translation MPAYFTAELFQFLTRLKRNNKREWFQAHQEEWESHVRQPALRFITDFAAPLAEISPHLIADPRPSRGSLFRIYRDTRFSHDKKPYKTHIAMRFSHVGKDVHSPGFYLHLQPGGCFAASGLWHPEAPILLKVRNAMVSRPEEWRPVRKLLNWDDASRLSRPPRGFPGDHEFVDDLKLRDLGSALNFTDWQVCSPRFMTIFVTACRKMSPVAAFLSSAVGLKF comes from the coding sequence ATGCCGGCTTATTTCACCGCTGAGCTGTTTCAGTTTCTTACTCGTCTCAAGCGCAACAACAAGCGCGAATGGTTCCAGGCCCATCAGGAAGAATGGGAAAGCCATGTGCGGCAGCCGGCCCTGCGTTTTATTACCGACTTCGCAGCACCCTTGGCAGAAATCTCTCCCCACCTTATCGCCGATCCTCGCCCGTCGCGCGGCTCCCTGTTTCGCATTTACCGCGACACACGCTTCTCGCACGACAAGAAGCCCTACAAGACGCATATTGCCATGCGCTTTTCTCATGTGGGCAAAGATGTGCACTCTCCCGGTTTCTACCTGCATCTCCAACCTGGAGGCTGTTTCGCAGCGTCGGGCTTGTGGCATCCTGAGGCGCCGATTCTCTTGAAGGTACGAAACGCCATGGTTTCGCGGCCCGAGGAGTGGCGACCGGTCCGCAAACTTCTTAACTGGGACGACGCCAGCAGACTGAGTCGGCCGCCCCGCGGCTTCCCTGGCGATCACGAATTCGTGGACGACCTGAAGCTGCGCGATCTGGGCAGCGCGTTGAACTTCACCGATTGGCAGGTATGCAGCCCGCGGTTCATGACGATCTTCGTTACGGCGTGCCGCAAAATGTCGCCTGTTGCCGCGTTCTTGAGCAGCGCTGTCGGACTAAAGTTCTAA
- a CDS encoding iron-sulfur cluster assembly protein: MPTITEQDVLSALRSCYDPEIPVNIVDLGLIYKVDFAPVPAESSADPSQDVTVEMTLTAQGCPEHVNISAQVKSRIEQLAGVSNCTVNVVWTPPWTPERLSPDARKQLGIE, translated from the coding sequence ATGCCGACGATCACGGAGCAAGACGTTTTGAGCGCGCTGAGGAGTTGCTACGATCCCGAGATTCCGGTCAACATCGTCGACCTCGGTCTGATCTACAAGGTGGATTTTGCGCCCGTGCCCGCCGAGAGTTCCGCAGACCCTAGCCAGGATGTCACTGTCGAGATGACCCTGACCGCGCAAGGCTGCCCAGAACATGTCAACATCAGCGCGCAGGTCAAATCGCGCATCGAACAGTTAGCCGGGGTGAGCAACTGCACCGTGAATGTTGTCTGGACTCCGCCGTGGACTCCGGAGCGCCTTAGTCCGGACGCGAGAAAACAACTCGGCATCGAGTAA
- a CDS encoding P1 family peptidase, protein MFISRFRWTAVMVTIILAANAAAQSKPRARDLGVPFDGTPGPNNAITDVRGVEVGNTTLISGEGKLEVGKGPVRTGVTAIHPRGKGSNDAVFAAWFTLNGNGEMTGTTWVEDSGFLNGPVMITNTHSVGVVRDAVIAWKVRHGTPDMEGYWWSLPVVAETWDGDLNDINGFHVKPEDAFHALDTAHSGPVEEGNVGGGTGMICNEFKGGIGTSSRILDGKSGGYTVGVLVQCNYGAREQLRIAGVNVGREIPEHAGRQQDIGSIIVVVATDAPLIPTQLKRIARKVSLGLGRDGSYSGDGSGDIFIAFSTANPGAVGTKGLRQLTMLPNDSLNPIFLATVQATEEAVVNAMVAAETMTGINNHTVVALPHDRLREVLKKYNRLSK, encoded by the coding sequence ATGTTCATTTCGCGATTCCGTTGGACCGCAGTCATGGTGACGATCATTCTAGCCGCTAACGCCGCCGCGCAGTCCAAGCCGCGAGCCCGCGACCTTGGCGTCCCTTTCGATGGCACGCCGGGGCCAAATAACGCAATCACGGATGTGCGGGGGGTTGAGGTTGGCAATACGACGCTCATCTCCGGCGAAGGCAAGCTTGAAGTCGGCAAGGGACCGGTTCGCACCGGCGTCACCGCCATTCATCCCCGAGGCAAAGGCAGCAACGATGCCGTTTTCGCCGCCTGGTTCACCTTAAACGGCAACGGCGAAATGACTGGCACCACGTGGGTCGAGGATTCCGGGTTTCTCAACGGGCCGGTGATGATCACGAACACGCACAGCGTCGGAGTCGTGCGCGACGCCGTCATCGCCTGGAAAGTCAGGCACGGCACACCGGACATGGAGGGTTACTGGTGGTCGCTACCGGTAGTCGCCGAAACCTGGGATGGCGATCTCAATGACATCAACGGATTTCATGTTAAGCCTGAAGATGCGTTTCATGCGCTCGACACCGCCCACTCCGGCCCTGTTGAGGAAGGCAACGTCGGCGGCGGGACAGGCATGATCTGCAATGAGTTCAAAGGCGGCATCGGCACTTCCTCTCGCATTCTCGATGGCAAATCGGGTGGTTACACTGTTGGCGTACTGGTGCAGTGCAACTACGGAGCGCGCGAGCAGCTTCGGATCGCGGGAGTGAACGTGGGCCGCGAGATTCCCGAGCATGCCGGCCGACAGCAGGATATTGGTTCCATCATTGTGGTCGTCGCCACCGATGCGCCGCTCATCCCGACTCAACTGAAGCGGATAGCAAGGAAAGTCTCGCTCGGCCTCGGCCGCGACGGCAGTTACTCGGGCGACGGATCGGGGGACATCTTCATTGCTTTCTCTACTGCGAATCCTGGCGCGGTCGGCACCAAGGGACTCAGGCAGCTCACGATGCTTCCCAACGATTCGCTTAACCCGATTTTCCTGGCGACAGTGCAGGCCACTGAAGAAGCGGTCGTCAACGCGATGGTGGCCGCCGAAACTATGACCGGCATCAATAATCACACGGTAGTCGCACTGCCCCACGATCGGCTTCGCGAGGTGTTGAAAAAATACAACCGCCTAAGCAAGTAG